From one Phocaeicola salanitronis DSM 18170 genomic stretch:
- a CDS encoding 3'-5' exonuclease: MQGINFIAIDFETATGKRASICEAGICVVRNGEVTKTRSWLVRPQGNRYSYWNMQIHGIRPNDTVDSPEFPEVWAEISEYLKDIPILVAHNAAFDVGCIRHSLELYGMEKPDITYYCSLRAARKLYDFGCNSLDYLCDQFKIPYGRHHRAGDDAEMCARLFLREIKDFGLCGLEEMKYYSGKL; encoded by the coding sequence ATGCAAGGAATAAATTTCATAGCCATAGATTTTGAAACGGCCACAGGCAAACGTGCTTCCATTTGCGAAGCCGGTATCTGTGTGGTGCGTAACGGTGAGGTGACCAAGACCCGTTCGTGGCTTGTCCGTCCGCAAGGAAACAGGTACAGTTATTGGAACATGCAGATACACGGCATCCGCCCGAATGATACAGTTGACTCTCCAGAGTTTCCGGAAGTATGGGCGGAAATCAGTGAATACCTTAAAGATATTCCTATACTTGTGGCTCACAATGCCGCTTTCGACGTCGGTTGCATCCGTCATTCATTGGAACTATACGGCATGGAGAAGCCTGACATTACTTATTATTGCTCCCTGCGTGCCGCCCGCAAGCTCTATGACTTCGGTTGCAATAGTCTGGATTACCTTTGCGACCAGTTTAAGATTCCCTACGGACGGCATCACCGGGCAGGAGATGACGCGGAGATGTGTGCACGGCTGTTTCTGAGAGAAATAAAGGACTTCGGACTTTGTGGATTAGAGGAAATGAAATACTATAGTGGAAAATTATAA